A single Bacillus mesophilus DNA region contains:
- a CDS encoding M23 family metallopeptidase, with protein MINWKMKFEGLPQLLKRTAVSTIVVTTLTFGTVSADSGFGINKVYHVYVNNERIGIVDNKDVVEQYIEDREKALLEKNPNISFGLQANVQYIEEKVFRANVNNQQVLQLLSEQLKIEANAFSVVVNDEPVAFLDSMESAEAVIKNLKLKYVSDEVLAELEARDPNATLPELAEGQSRILDVTFNEKVTISEQKVSPEEILSVGDAVTYLLMGALEEKKYQVQEGDVLGSIASAHNLSLDELLALNEGFEENSVIKVGQEINVTALKPFLNVLIQEEVYKRESIPFGKKITENKEMPKGENKVTQKGKNGEKLVNYIVSKQNGRVVEQKTTREKVVMEPVTELVDKGTKVIPSRGTGSFAWPAVGGYISSYMGYRWGRMHKGIDIARPSNRNILSADNGTVTQASYDGGYGNRIVVNHNNGITTTYSHLSSMSVGVGQTVQRGQKIGVMGATGNSTGVHLHFEVYKNGALQNPMHYLGK; from the coding sequence GTGATTAATTGGAAGATGAAATTCGAAGGTTTACCACAATTACTAAAGCGTACTGCCGTAAGTACGATCGTTGTAACAACTTTAACGTTCGGAACGGTATCAGCAGATAGTGGTTTTGGAATTAATAAGGTATATCATGTTTATGTTAATAATGAAAGAATAGGTATTGTTGATAATAAGGATGTAGTCGAGCAATACATAGAGGATCGAGAAAAGGCGCTTCTAGAAAAAAATCCAAATATTTCATTTGGTTTACAGGCGAATGTTCAATATATCGAAGAAAAAGTATTTAGAGCAAATGTTAACAACCAGCAAGTTCTTCAATTACTTTCTGAACAGTTAAAGATTGAAGCCAATGCATTTTCTGTTGTTGTGAATGATGAACCTGTTGCTTTTTTAGATAGCATGGAAAGTGCAGAAGCAGTTATTAAAAACTTAAAGTTAAAATATGTATCTGACGAAGTATTAGCAGAGTTAGAGGCACGTGATCCAAATGCAACGTTGCCAGAACTTGCTGAAGGTCAGTCTCGTATATTAGACGTAACATTTAATGAAAAGGTTACAATTTCAGAACAAAAAGTTTCTCCAGAAGAAATCTTATCTGTTGGAGATGCTGTTACTTACTTATTAATGGGTGCCCTAGAGGAAAAGAAGTATCAAGTCCAAGAAGGTGATGTACTTGGAAGTATTGCAAGTGCACATAATTTAAGTTTAGATGAACTTCTTGCTCTAAACGAAGGTTTTGAAGAGAATTCAGTAATTAAAGTTGGCCAAGAAATTAATGTTACTGCATTAAAGCCATTCCTAAATGTTTTGATCCAAGAAGAGGTATACAAGCGAGAGAGTATTCCTTTCGGTAAAAAGATTACAGAAAATAAAGAAATGCCAAAGGGTGAAAACAAAGTAACTCAAAAAGGTAAGAATGGTGAAAAGTTAGTAAACTATATTGTGTCAAAACAAAATGGTAGAGTAGTAGAACAAAAGACAACTAGAGAAAAGGTTGTTATGGAGCCTGTAACAGAATTAGTTGATAAAGGAACAAAGGTAATTCCTTCTCGTGGTACTGGTTCATTCGCATGGCCGGCAGTAGGTGGATACATTTCTAGTTACATGGGCTATCGTTGGGGAAGAATGCATAAAGGAATTGATATTGCTCGTCCAAGTAATAGAAATATCTTATCTGCTGATAATGGAACGGTTACACAGGCAAGTTATGATGGTGGTTATGGAAATCGAATCGTAGTTAACCATAATAACGGAATTACGACTACCTATTCACATTTAAGTAGTATGTCGGTAGGGGTAGGTCAAACTGTACAACGTGGTCAAAAGATTGGTGTAATGGGAGCTACCGGAAATTCTACAGGTGTTCACCTTCACTTTGAAGTATATAAGAATGGTGCGTTACAGAATCCAATGCATTATCTTGGTAAATAA
- the walK gene encoding cell wall metabolism sensor histidine kinase WalK encodes MKQVGFFKSIHFKFVLIYVLLILIAMQIIGVYFVQRIEKQLVTNFSESLNERVDLLAYNLEQEMIIERDEKMPTLEVKVQSILTDFLEDADVRVIDKNSRVIGTTNINNQQLIGRRITDIPVKQALVAGFRDPGKVLIDQQSGHRMLVLTVPIKSGTNVLGVITLEASMESVYDQLKQINNIFVKGTVIALSITALLGIFLAQTITRPLSDMRKQALEMTKGNFTRKVKIYGYDEIGQLGITFNNLTKRLQEAQATTEGERRKLSSVLAYMTDGVIATDRKGRIILINDPAAEMLNVPRETVLAESVLTVLGIEDEYSLEQIIEDVDSLTLDFSTSQKPYILKVSFSVIQKETGLVNGLIAVLYDVTEQEKIEEERREFVANVSHELRTPLTTMRSYLEALAEGAWQDQEIAPRFLDVTQTETERMIRLVNDLLQLSKLDSKDYRFIKDWVHFPSYFNRIIDRFELTKNQNVTFIRNIPNQETFVEMDEDKITQVLDNIISNALKYSPEGGKIEFDLSMVNEESIKVCVTDQGVGIPKENINNVFDRFYRVDKARTRKLGGTGLGLAIAKEMVNAHGGEIWVESEEGIGTTICFTLPLDKDFKDDWE; translated from the coding sequence ATGAAGCAAGTCGGTTTTTTTAAATCGATTCATTTTAAATTTGTATTAATCTATGTATTGCTGATCTTAATTGCGATGCAAATCATAGGTGTTTATTTTGTCCAACGTATCGAAAAGCAGTTGGTTACTAACTTTTCCGAGTCATTAAATGAAAGAGTCGATTTACTAGCTTATAACTTAGAACAAGAAATGATTATTGAACGTGACGAGAAAATGCCAACACTTGAGGTTAAAGTCCAATCTATACTGACTGATTTTTTGGAAGATGCTGATGTTAGAGTGATTGATAAGAATAGTCGTGTTATTGGAACGACAAATATCAATAATCAACAGCTTATTGGAAGAAGAATAACAGATATACCCGTAAAACAAGCATTAGTAGCAGGATTTAGAGATCCAGGAAAGGTGCTAATTGACCAGCAGTCAGGGCATCGTATGCTAGTATTAACAGTTCCAATTAAAAGTGGAACCAATGTTCTTGGGGTTATCACCCTTGAAGCATCGATGGAAAGTGTGTATGACCAGCTTAAGCAAATTAATAATATATTTGTAAAAGGAACAGTTATTGCTCTTTCTATTACAGCATTACTAGGTATTTTCCTAGCGCAGACGATTACGAGACCTTTGTCAGATATGAGGAAACAAGCGTTGGAAATGACAAAGGGGAATTTTACCCGAAAAGTAAAAATATATGGATATGATGAAATCGGCCAACTAGGTATCACGTTTAATAATTTAACAAAAAGGTTACAGGAAGCTCAGGCTACAACTGAAGGAGAACGTCGAAAACTTAGCTCTGTTCTTGCGTATATGACTGACGGAGTAATTGCTACAGACCGAAAGGGTAGAATTATTCTTATTAATGATCCAGCTGCAGAAATGTTAAACGTTCCACGTGAAACGGTTTTAGCCGAATCGGTATTAACCGTACTTGGAATTGAAGACGAGTATTCATTAGAGCAAATTATTGAGGATGTCGATTCTCTTACGTTAGATTTCAGTACCAGTCAAAAGCCTTATATACTGAAGGTTAGTTTCTCAGTGATTCAAAAGGAAACAGGTTTAGTAAACGGACTCATTGCGGTCTTATATGACGTAACTGAGCAAGAAAAGATAGAGGAAGAAAGAAGAGAGTTTGTAGCGAATGTGTCTCATGAACTAAGAACGCCATTAACAACGATGAGGAGCTATTTAGAAGCTTTAGCAGAAGGAGCTTGGCAGGATCAAGAAATCGCACCTAGATTTCTTGATGTTACTCAGACTGAGACGGAAAGAATGATTCGCTTAGTAAATGACTTATTACAACTATCAAAGCTTGATAGTAAAGATTATCGTTTTATTAAAGATTGGGTTCACTTCCCTTCATATTTTAATAGAATAATTGACCGTTTTGAATTAACAAAGAATCAGAATGTGACGTTTATTAGAAACATTCCTAACCAGGAAACCTTTGTTGAAATGGATGAAGATAAAATTACGCAGGTTCTTGATAATATTATTTCTAATGCATTGAAATATTCGCCGGAGGGTGGAAAAATCGAATTTGATCTAAGCATGGTAAATGAGGAATCTATTAAAGTTTGTGTAACAGACCAAGGTGTTGGGATACCAAAAGAGAATATTAACAATGTATTTGATCGCTTTTATCGTGTTGATAAAGCTAGAACAAGAAAGCTTGGTGGTACAGGTCTAGGTTTAGCTATTGCCAAGGAAATGGTTAATGCCCATGGTGGAGAGATTTGGGTAGAAAGTGAAGAAGGAATAGGTACTACTATCTGTTTTACACTGCCACTTGATAAAGATTTTAAGGATGATTGGGAATGA
- the yycF gene encoding response regulator YycF, which yields MEKRILVVDDEKPIADILKFNLQKEGYEVLCAYDGLEAIQKVEEFKPDMILLDIMLPLKDGMEVCREIRKKYDMPIIMLTAKDSEIDKVLGLELGADDYVTKPFSTRELLARVKANMRRHQLKSNQETEIERNEISVGSLVIHPDAYSVTKRGEEIELTHREFELLHYLAKHIGQVMTREHLLQTVWGYDYFGDVRTVDVTVRRLREKIEDSPSHPTWIVTRRGVGYYLRNSEQE from the coding sequence GTGGAAAAACGAATATTAGTTGTGGATGATGAGAAACCAATTGCAGATATCTTAAAATTTAATTTGCAAAAGGAAGGCTATGAGGTACTTTGTGCTTATGATGGGCTAGAAGCCATCCAAAAGGTAGAAGAGTTTAAACCAGATATGATTCTGTTAGATATCATGCTGCCATTAAAGGATGGAATGGAAGTTTGTCGTGAAATTAGAAAAAAGTATGATATGCCGATTATTATGTTAACAGCTAAAGACTCAGAGATTGATAAGGTATTGGGTCTTGAGCTTGGAGCAGATGACTATGTAACAAAGCCTTTTAGTACAAGAGAGCTGTTAGCAAGAGTGAAGGCAAATATGAGACGACATCAGTTAAAGTCAAATCAAGAGACTGAGATTGAAAGAAACGAGATCTCTGTTGGCAGTTTAGTTATTCATCCAGACGCATACTCTGTTACGAAACGTGGGGAAGAAATAGAGCTTACACATAGAGAGTTTGAACTTCTACATTATCTAGCGAAGCATATTGGGCAGGTAATGACAAGAGAACATCTTCTTCAAACGGTTTGGGGTTATGATTATTTCGGTGATGTTAGAACCGTTGATGTTACCGTTAGAAGATTACGTGAAAAGATTGAAGATAGTCCGAGTCATCCAACCTGGATTGTAACTAGAAGAGGCGTCGGATATTATCTTAGAAATTCAGAGCAGGAGTAA
- a CDS encoding adenylosuccinate synthase: MSSVVVVGTQWGDEGKGKITDFLSENAEVVARYQGGNNAGHTIVFNGQKYKLHLIPSGIFYSDKICVLGNGMVIDPKALVEELKYLHDLGVSTDNLKISNRAHVILPYHLKLDEVEEERKGANKIGTTKKGIGPAYMDKAARIGIRIADLLDREEFETKLTHNLAEKNRLLEKFYEVEGLKIEDILDEYYEYGQQIAKYVSDTSVVLNDALDEGRRVLFEGAQGVMLDIDQGTYPFVTSSNPIAGGVTIGNGVGPSKIKHVVGVSKAYTTRVGDGPFPTEMHDEIGHQIREVGREYGTTTGRPRRVGWFDSVVVRHARRVSGITDLSLNSIDVLSGIEKLKICVAYQYNGQIMEEFPASLKVLAQCEPVYEEFPGWTEDITGVKSINDLPPNARHYLERISQLTGIPLSIFSVGPDRSQTNLLRSVYGPQ; this comes from the coding sequence ATGTCATCAGTTGTTGTTGTGGGAACGCAATGGGGAGACGAAGGAAAAGGGAAGATTACTGACTTTCTTTCAGAAAATGCAGAGGTTGTAGCACGTTATCAAGGTGGAAACAATGCAGGCCATACGATCGTGTTTAATGGTCAAAAATATAAGCTTCATCTTATTCCTTCTGGGATTTTCTATTCAGATAAGATTTGTGTACTAGGGAATGGGATGGTTATAGATCCTAAAGCATTAGTAGAAGAATTAAAATACCTACACGATTTAGGAGTTTCTACAGATAACCTAAAAATCAGTAACCGTGCCCATGTCATTCTACCTTATCATTTAAAATTAGACGAAGTAGAAGAAGAGCGTAAAGGTGCCAATAAAATTGGGACAACTAAAAAGGGAATTGGTCCTGCTTATATGGATAAGGCCGCAAGAATCGGAATTCGTATTGCGGATTTACTAGACCGTGAAGAATTTGAAACAAAGCTTACTCATAACTTAGCTGAAAAAAATCGTTTATTAGAAAAGTTTTACGAAGTAGAAGGATTAAAGATTGAAGATATTTTAGACGAATACTATGAATATGGTCAACAAATTGCTAAGTATGTAAGTGATACATCTGTCGTACTTAATGATGCTTTAGATGAAGGAAGACGTGTTCTTTTTGAAGGAGCTCAAGGAGTTATGCTTGATATTGATCAAGGTACCTATCCTTTTGTAACATCTTCTAATCCAATTGCAGGTGGAGTAACCATTGGTAATGGTGTAGGTCCTTCTAAGATTAAGCATGTGGTAGGTGTTTCAAAGGCTTATACAACTCGAGTTGGTGATGGTCCTTTCCCTACTGAAATGCATGATGAAATTGGTCATCAAATCCGTGAAGTTGGGCGTGAATATGGAACAACAACTGGTCGTCCTCGTCGTGTTGGCTGGTTTGATAGTGTTGTTGTTAGACATGCAAGAAGAGTAAGTGGAATTACAGACCTGTCTTTAAACTCTATAGATGTTCTAAGTGGAATTGAAAAGCTAAAAATTTGTGTAGCTTATCAATATAATGGACAAATTATGGAGGAATTCCCTGCTAGCTTAAAAGTATTGGCACAGTGCGAGCCAGTTTATGAAGAGTTTCCAGGTTGGACTGAAGATATTACAGGTGTAAAGAGCATTAATGATTTACCACCAAATGCTCGTCATTATCTAGAACGCATTTCACAATTAACAGGGATTCCATTATCAATCTTCTCTGTAGGACCAGACCGTTCACAAACAAACTTACTGAGAAGCGTTTATGGGCCACAATAA